The Hydra vulgaris chromosome 11, alternate assembly HydraT2T_AEP genome contains a region encoding:
- the LOC136087506 gene encoding uncharacterized protein LOC136087506 → MYPMRISVDGHEISVIASDGYDIKPYSAESVIVHPGERFDFILNANKTIDNYWIRAESRKDGVQNHSVEAILHYEGASNNEPTTNKQVCLKGSSCKVVNCPFKYFPEHLNLCCVLISDLHDADDEDPSPIFTADSKEYFLNFVFPGDEITPGAVNGRKFEIPGVNSLTQGDEIDGYDCKNHDCGPDKVCYCHYELKIPRDKTIQMTFTNIGSGAGWGHPIHLHGHSFYVLKMDYAPQNITTAKLINEKENKDIDCGFGQKCCNEPKWKNKQWDNGNIPGLNLVNPPRKDTLIIPTDNPVKWFLHCHIEVHALDGMAMIISEDVNEAPEPPKGFSVINNFYHDLSRDYFYIRDDSIDIGGTKANFWRNIGVAFIVLSSILFIISIVVCITCCQQKKKLNQGNDAYTTPYKNLK, encoded by the exons ATGTACCCGATGCGCATTTCAGTTGATGGACACGAGATTAGCGTTATTGCATCAGATGGTTATGATATCAAGCCATACTCAGCTGAATCTGTTATTGTTCACCCTGGAGAGCGTTTTGATTTTATACTAAATGCTAATAAAACAATAGATAATTATTGGATCAGAGCGGAAAGTAGGAAG gACGGCGTACAAAATCACTCAGTAGAAGCTATTTTACACTACGAGGGTGCATCTAATAATGAACCTACAACCAATAAGCAAGTTTGTTTAAAAGGAAGTTCTTGTAAAGTTGTAAACTGCCCTTTTAAATACTTTCCTGAACATCTCAATCTTTGTTGCGTACTCATATCTGACCTTCACGATGCTGATGATGAAGATCCGTCTCCTATATTTACGGCTGACagcaaagaatattttttgaactttgtaTTTCCAGGTGACGAAATAACCCCTGGTGCTGTAAATGGAAGAAAGTTTGAGATTCCAGGAGTAAACTCTCTTACTCAAGGAGATGAAATTGATGGTTATGATTGTAAAAATCACGATTGTGGGCCTGATAAAGTTTGTTATTGCCATTATGAGCTAAAAATTCCACGTGATAAAACAATACAAATGACTTTTACAAACATTGGAAGTGGGGCAGGATGGGGGCATCCAATTCATCTGCATGGTCATAGtttttatgtcttaaaaatgGATTATGCGCCTCAAAATATCACTACAGCTAAACTAATAAACGAAAAAGAGAATAAAGATATTGATTGTGGATTCGGCCAAAAATGTTGCAATGAACCAAAATGGAAAAACAAGCAGTGGGATAATGGAAATATTCCtggtttaaatttggttaatCCTCCTCGAAAAGATACTCTGATAATACCAAcag ACAACCCTGTGAAATGGTTTTTGCATTGTCATATTGAAGTGCACGCTTTAGATGGGATGGCTATGATTATATCAGAGGATGTTAACGAAGCGCCAGAGCCTCCAAAAGGTTTTTCAgtaatcaacaatttttatcacGACTTATCAAGAGATTACTTTTACATAAGGGATGATTCAATTGATATTG gtGGCACTAAAGCTAATTTTTGGCGCAATATTGGTGTTGCATTTATTGtactttcttcaattctttttattatatcgATTGTAGTTTGCATAACATGTTGTCAGCAAAAAAAGAAGTTGAATCAAGGCAATGATGCGTACACAACTCCTTATAAGAATCTTAAATGA